The sequence ATTATAGGATAGATCAGCAAGAGAAATCTTGAGAATTATGGGATAGACCCAGAAGAGAAGTTTTCTATTCTTTCACTGACTGCCTGACCACGTGTTTCTTGCGCATGCCCGTGTTGGTTGCAATTGGTACTCCATTATATTTCTgagagagctagctgcaaggcacagatttatttgctggaatggccactaaagagcagaaccaaggtataaagactgtcatgtttcctataaaggataaacccaatgattgctaaagcataaaactctcattggtgattgctaaccttgtgtgcttgcttaTCTATTctcagagctcacaattgacgatctgaagacagaaatgaaactgactgatgagcagctcaatacagcaataaaggaaccagatctacccgagttagcagcatgtttcgataACACTGATGATTATCTTGAAAAGCTGGAGCTGTCGCCTGGACAGAAAACTGACGTCAGCGAAGTGAAGGCTAAAACACGTCTAAACCGCACTCAAGCCGGAATAAAACTTGCCCTAGAATACTGGCAGAACAAGAACCAACTACAAGCCACCTtccaagctctgctactcatcatACTCTCCCTGCTCAAAGGAGACGTTGCTGTTcaagtgtgcaagtacttgtctgacaaatgtgagtctgttatgtgagagtgtggtcattgtggtaccatacgttgtgggagtgattgcaaccaaataagggactttcaacttaattgctattgttacacatacaattctctatttactatcaccaggaatggtactcacctattgttttgtttctccagactccaccacctcgtgtccccACTCTCaagagagggtcctgctgaaccacaagctgtcctcgtacagggactacctacaaagtcgctacagagAACCAGACtccacatcagccacacaatggcctcccgtctcaacaaacaaagtctttaaactggccatgattcagaaagagaaaatacagagaggaaaaatcgacgatgaatttgttaAACTAACAATCACAGGAAAAATTGACGATATTTTACTTAAAAAAACTCCGGTTAACTTGACGAACATTTTCTCTGAGATTGGAGATAGAAGacactttgtgttgattgaaggagctcccggctctggcaagagcacccttgctctacacatttgtcaggagtgggcaaaggggaaactgttccaagaattcgatattgcaatccttgtcagactgagagatcccctCGTTAGAGAAGCCATTACAATTTCTGACTTACTTCCCTGCACAAACAAAGCGATGGCTAATGAAATAGAGACTGCAATTATGTCATTGTACggcaaaggtgtactgtgggtgctggACGGATGGGACGAACTTTCTTCTGACCTCCCTAGAGACTCAATCATCAACAAACTAATTCGACCAGGCACGTCACAAGAACGTCCGCTACACAAATCCACCATGATTATAACATCTCGACCATCATCTTCggctgagctccacccactagtcTCGTCCAGGGTGGAAGTGTTGGGGTTCAATCCACAtgaactagaacagtatttcACTGAGTGTCTGAAaggtgactcacaagctgtgcagactctactggagagaattcgagagaacccagtggtagaaggtagctgctacctccccctcaatgcttccattgtCGTTAATTGCTTCCTTTCTGACAACCACTCCCTCCCAACATCCAACCACGGGATATTCACATCAGTGGTCCAGAGCTctctcaagagatacctcAAGGAGAAGTTGAGGAAGACCACTCCAGTGGGAGACATCACATCCCCAGACTCACTGCCCTCGGAAATCAGAACACAGACCGtacaaatgtgtcaacttgcatatcaTGGGATCGAACAAAATAAAGTGACATTTACTGACAGTGATTTGGCCGCACTTCACATTACGAAGGAGATTTCAAACGTTGGATtattacaaactgttcccagCATCATTAGCGATGGTGATCTGGTTTACTACTGCTTTCTCCACCTgtctattcaagagctactagcagcaatccacatctctctcatgCCTCCCAAGCAACAAATTTCTGTATTCCAGAAGCTCTTCGGGAATCCTCGATTCAGTGCAGTCTTCCAGTTTTATgctggtatcaccaaactgaGTACTAGTAGACCAATCCTCAGCTTGCTACCTCGATTCTTGTGTCCAGTTCCAGCCACTGTTTTTGATCTGGTCAGAAAGGTTGTCAAAAATGAGAAAGAGAAAAAGTATGGTGAGCCGAAGTCCCTTTTGTTGTCcctcatcaattgtttgtacgaagctgaagactcgcaactgtgtttgtttgtggCTAATCTTCTTAATCACAATCTACATCTTTATCGCACTACAATGAATCCTATCGACTGCCTCTCTGTTGGATATTTTGCATCAGTTTGTTCCAATAGCAGTAATGGATTCACACTTAGCCTCAGAAATTGCTCTATTGGTGAccaaggctgcaaatttctggcccgaggactctccaagtgtccgaactctaataatgatattcctaCAGAAGGGATACACATCGCTGAGATTATCGAGAACACTATTTCAATATCTGAATTGAATTTGTGTAATAATGCCATTGGCAACAGTGGACTTAGCACACTCTGTGAGGCCTTGTCAACtaacacatcattaaagaCACTGAACCTGGCTAATTGCTCACTAACAATATCAGAcgacaatggagctgccctctatcaacttctgaatacaaacaattccctcgaatatcttagtttgtctcataacacagtgactagctgtcgtcacattgctgctggacttgcagtTAATAAGACTCTGAGAACATTGAACTTGGGTAACTGTgaactgactgatcagagtatcgaggagctatcaactggactCATAAACAAGATTAAAGAACTGTTCATATGGGATAATGActcaataacagaagatggaatgaagacgcttgccagacatctaaccacccactgctctgaactgacacGATTGTGGATACCCTCCCGCCTAAGATCCTGTATCAAGACAGTATTCATGGAcgctaacaaagagaggaagagaaatggactacccGAGATTGATGTTTGGTGTTAATATGTGGTAATTGTTGTTTACCCGAGATTAATTATGTTTattaattgattgattattaATTGAGATTGATTGTTATTCATAATAATGAACAACACACAGACAATAGCATAGCAATAACAAGGGCTTCTCCTTGGTAAcaataacagacacacagacacacgcacacgcacacagtcagctttaccgtatccctcgtgcggctacgcctcgaggcataacaagggcttctcctggtaataataatgataaatgctcacatgcacagtaaattgtcaatgaacacatgcaagcaatttgctagtgaaaatccaatttaacgctgtgatgccttttgttcatataattatgaggaagatgagcagattaacATTCACTTTGGCCCTTCCAAcaatcttcatgattgccaggccctcgtattgcagctgaaggaggtcctgtgtggggagaagagagggcagtaaAACACTTTAActggtataagacaaagaatgcatgtattctaCATAACACAAAATCATATTAGTACTCCCTTTATTGCTCCCCTCACTTGGAagaccttctctatctgcctgcccaggaaacgaccagacacctcaaacttgctcacatccactgaaaacacaacatttctgaACCTGGGGGAGTGTTAACATAGCGCTCAACGTTACACATAGAGGCATAAAATAAgtcaatagcctcacactgaaatagattagtagtagaatCTGGACAAAGTATGTACaagagcaataatattaagagCACATGtcgatgattatcatgttgtttgaTCATAGTAGAGGGATTCCCAGAATAGTACATCAATGACAAGAGACATACGAAGCTCTTAACATCAATACCGTGACACACCAATGTATGCAGGAattgaaagcataattatattctatttagtatatagacagcccgtattaaagatctaagcacacaacacaagtatGTTAGTATCTGCTATGCACTCCAGTACGTAGGTGGAGACTCACatagtgggtggggcatatctccatggacactgattGGTTTGATCACGTCAGAGTATGcgtcaatacccagctatctgtccggggagtccactgtcgatgctcgcaggaagaaccctctgtggggggggggggggggaacagtgagagtcatattatgattcagttccgggaataaatgtcatagaaagtcactaattgactcacattttTTCCAGCCGAGGTAAATATAGGTTACGTCTCTGTGGGGCATGGAAAAATTGATTGactgaaattgtgtatcaggTTTTAAGCAACTAATAAGGATTATCACTTATTGAGCGCACAATCCATTCtaccccccgcccacacacacctggtcagtagacagctgattgcctatccacaacatcgaaggattttatcgcagctatgtacttcattgtacagctgcaaggggagtgacgtgtgatacagtgtgattcaatgaaagtcagtacaacacagttagtgtatgttcaccaaagaggtacatgagattgttctgacaaatcattcttgtactctctaatacactaacagggtttcatctaggataacaagttgggggggggggggggggagatttgggagtgcgtaagcgcgtcacaaaatgtttggctaTATGCCCACTTTTGTTTAAATGATTACATCATGCTTAACTTAATGCTAATGTGATgacatgtagtactaatgtgatgatgtcattagtTATTAGATTCGCTAAATAATAACTTAGGTACTTTACTGGATACCCAATTGAAACAAAACTAAAATTCCTCACAATTCACCACAACCACAGACAAGTACTATCTATGAATTAGATTATTTTTACACCACAACTGTCAAAGATAAAAAtcacaaatgtacatgtacctaagtCATTTTGAAACATACCTTgtaactccccccccccctgtacgAGTTATATGTTTGTGTTAAGCACACTTAACAGTGTACTCTaaaagctacattttgatagtaAAAACTTGGGTATGATGTAAACACTACTGACGTTTTGGCAGGATTAGTGGAACATATATTTATGGTCCATTCCCCCCTTAAGCCGTGGATATTTTAaaccacctcgctattctggccaagctTCACTGTGccggattaacaagagtctagtgtacatgtattaacgagtgctgcaagctgcgctgtgctaatgcctctcgtcaTGTTTCGCTTTCTCTCAAACTATGAGAGTGTTAGAGAGGTGAAGAGGTAATTACATAATGTATTACtgttgacagaattgaattacAAATAGAataggagaggagctgaatgtaaacagaagcctatctgatggcttgatgaataatcAATCTTCAAAGATAGAGCATGTTATTTATATgacctgtagccaaacagtgggagcaaacctttgtcaaaggcacaaTCTGTACAGAATAGTAATAGAGAATTTGGATCATGAGGCTTATATTCAGTAGTATTTGCACAAAGTAGAAAAGACTGGtgttacatgcatctattgttaccagacttgtgtactctattgttatctattcTATAATCATTGTCATGCTTGTGGCTTCTTACCAGAATCCCAAGAAAAAGTAGATCAGGATCTGGATTATCTcacatgtggggatgagcgtGCATGCGTATTAAATCTACACAAGAATAATGGGTGTCTGCAAAGAGaacaaatggctactatagtCTATAGCTAATAACACCTCTTTTCTGGCTcttagctaacaaaaagctagcgctttagtgcaaggctaacttataagttgaatagaaattttgtgcgaacagatgattctacgaaagattctgaagagactgcaacagccttcaatgtgggTCAAACTAgtcataactcgagaaagaagccttagtttgctaatccacgaaacaaaatccaagaaaacgtggctagaagccatagaagctgttagtttttgtcgcattgcaaccgttgagcagttacagctggaatacacacacacacacacacacacacacacacacacagtcagctttaccgtatccctcgtgcggctacgcctcaaggcataattatacagtattcaccgagtgcatacatgtacatgcaaaactCACATCTGAGTTGCTGTTagccagttccaattctcagccatgacacccgggtccatgatttgagacctctcgagcagcttctcctccaactccctcagcaggtcatcctctagacattgaatggtctcactcttctcctcaacctgacaggggaacatcaataagttgctgccaggtggagaatactcgacatacaacagtgacgtgcatgtacactcaactactgaaaatctggcaatgaaatttaatggtattctcccactttgaAATAAAGGTCAGCTTAAAGTTGGACTGTAGTTAGCAAATAGTAGATCGATTTTGATTAAAGTCCAGTGAATATTCTAaccactgcacatgtgtatctctcacctctgtgggTGGTGTAGGAACGAGGGAGGCCCTCTGATACTGTCTAGAGGACTGGACTTCTTCTCACTGCCAATCTAGGAGGTATGAAAACAAACTAATGCATTTGGTAAAATCTACTCTCAAACAACATTGCACATTGACAGGTAAAGGGTTATTAAAGTAAAATATGAAAACATTCCTCCTCTCACCTCCTGCTCATTCAGGAACTTCATGAACCTGGTAGGAGTGAAGTGCACTTTGAAGGACTCGTCACATGATCTTGGAGCAAAAGATACGGACTTGGTTGAGGATTTGAGTGATGAtaaagtgagagaggaggttgtggggggaggggcctcaGACCAGGACTGGTGGGACGTAGTGTCACGTGAGAGAAGACTCGGACACATGGTCCTCCGTCTGGACAGctgctgtgaggagaatgagaattgtaaggcactggaattgaactgtgcacaagcacgaaatacatgcactatttTATTCGTACCACATAACTAACTAAAAATGCTCACCaataaaacaccacacaccacttgGTGTACAACATTTTAACGAATCTAAAAGTATACAAATGAACATCTGCTCCTCTGCTCCTCTAGATAACCTGCCCaaccctccacatacacactggctGGATCATGCATAAAGAAAATGGCATCTATTTTCACAGCGTTTGACCATCAAACGTATCAGAGAATAATCTCACACCCATATTGCTGATTTGCTTGAAATGCCCACCACTACCTTAGCAATGTACCAGCAAGGGGCTtttgttgtgagcatcaatGGTAGGCCATGGCATTCAGTTGCTATTGATGAGTCACATGAAATGCAGGTACTCTCTGATAAGAAGATCTTAATTGGACTGTTTGTGTCTGAAATGGGAGGCTCACTACAACTTCATATCAGCTAAAGCCTACAAGGTGTTAGGGCCTTCTGAAAATATGATTTCTTCTACCAACTCGATCAAAACTATATAAGAAACAATTTTACTTTTCCCTAGTGAGATCTCAGCTCTCTCAACTCTGGCGACCAATTACTGCTCAAAGACATTTATTCTTAAAGTGAttgagctcacctttggtagcgctgacttatcacagctgttggtccaattctccagaactctgagcttcccctcgaggtgcaactgcaagtgacaGAAGATTTAAGTTGAGGTTGAGAAAAGAGTTTCATGCAATAAAGTTAGAAGACACTGAATAAGCAGATTACCAGATAaagtacagcataattatgttctggacaggaaattgtccgggtataattggaacagatttttatagcgcatgcgaagtgtccgggaataattagcatgcagctgcatacgagtgagctaagtttaatagaacagggtacgactgaatagttgcactattatagctatctaaaactagatactcaaagctatctaactgcagcactctaagtatTACTGGCTGGTTATGactgtaactcaacttttcaaggtattgtccggacaaatgtaatattaaagcacaagagtgtccgttgtattagaacaacgaaaattggcAGGCAAGAGTGTCAGGGATAATTAGAAGTTTCTGAggcgataaattagaagatatacggtacctcaGAAACAGACATGCAAGTTCGTTGTctaaggacataattattgcagtgcttataaCTATGGCTAATACAAGGGTGCTCAGTTAAAGTCGACCATACATACTTGAtccatattatacatgtaccctgggAGCAGTACAATAAGTCAAGAGCTCATAGTAAaaaagagagagtatcgaacgcatCGCTATCTTGCATCAGATATATTccgaaagtaacgtgacaccCTGTCTGAAACACGTCATCAATTAAATTGATCAGTTACAAAGCAGGAAGTTACGCTACTTTCCAAATACATCTTATGCTACGttggatactctctctctcttattATGGGACTCTTGTTATTAGCGGCCTCTCAAAAAATTGGCTaagaataattacatgtacacagctgtaggtacacacttgcccaacccactcaccagagaggacaccTTCGAGGTTAGGTAAATttatgacctctaaaagtagcgacagctgcgttgacaattaatttttaatgccGCGTCCTAAATGGAGGTAAATGTAGGCACACCCTAGTAAAGTAGTAAAGATTCTAACTCACTGGAAAATACGTTTTTAAGTGGCTatagaaatcgaggcaagtagactgagTAGAGTTACAtatacctccaattagatgagaccctctaaataatggacaccaggtcttcaacatgattttcaacctccaaaagaagcgatcTCTGGCTTCAATAAGTTTTAAAAAGtgttgctttaattaaaggtcttacggtaatcacatttcttacttgaatacgtcgggttcattactgacaggcagcattctcagcctcaaactgtgcaaaggaacagaaAACATGATCCACGACGTACCTTACAAGGTAACATAAACCAAGAGATGAACCAGACAATCATCTATGGCTAATAAATTGACTCACCATCTTTCCATTGGGAgaatgctgtaatactttagcAATGGAGCCAGGTTTtgtctctagctctagctagctctgtgggTGAAAACAATATgtctttggtgggtgtggtgaatgtaaaaagtgggtgtatctcaatctta comes from Halichondria panicea chromosome 7, odHalPani1.1, whole genome shotgun sequence and encodes:
- the LOC135339135 gene encoding NACHT, LRR and PYD domains-containing protein 5-like isoform X1, with translation MATKEQNQELTIDDLKTEMKLTDEQLNTAIKEPDLPELAACFDNTDDYLEKLELSPGQKTDVSEVKAKTRLNRTQAGIKLALEYWQNKNQLQATFQALLLIILSLLKGDVAVQVCKYLSDKYSTTSCPHSQERVLLNHKLSSYRDYLQSRYREPDSTSATQWPPVSTNKVFKLAMIQKEKIQRGKIDDEFVKLTITGKIDDILLKKTPVNLTNIFSEIGDRRHFVLIEGAPGSGKSTLALHICQEWAKGKLFQEFDIAILVRLRDPLVREAITISDLLPCTNKAMANEIETAIMSLYGKGVLWVLDGWDELSSDLPRDSIINKLIRPGTSQERPLHKSTMIITSRPSSSAELHPLVSSRVEVLGFNPHELEQYFTECLKGDSQAVQTLLERIRENPVVEGSCYLPLNASIVVNCFLSDNHSLPTSNHGIFTSVVQSSLKRYLKEKLRKTTPVGDITSPDSLPSEIRTQTVQMCQLAYHGIEQNKVTFTDSDLAALHITKEISNVGLLQTVPSIISDGDLVYYCFLHLSIQELLAAIHISLMPPKQQISVFQKLFGNPRFSAVFQFYAGITKLSTSRPILSLLPRFLCPVPATVFDLVRKVVKNEKEKKYGEPKSLLLSLINCLYEAEDSQLCLFVANLLNHNLHLYRTTMNPIDCLSVGYFASVCSNSSNGFTLSLRNCSIGDQGCKFLARGLSKCPNSNNDIPTEGIHIAEIIENTISISELNLCNNAIGNSGLSTLCEALSTNTSLKTLNLANCSLTISDDNGAALYQLLNTNNSLEYLSLSHNTVTSCRHIAAGLAVNKTLRTLNLGNCELTDQSIEELSTGLINKIKELFIWDNDSITEDGMKTLARHLTTHCSELTRLWIPSRLRSCIKTVFMDANKERKRNGLPEIDVWC
- the LOC135339135 gene encoding NACHT, LRR and PYD domains-containing protein 5-like isoform X2; amino-acid sequence: MAAKEPNQELTIDDLKTEMKLTDEQLNTAIKEPDLPELAACFDNTDDYLEKLELSPGQKTDVSEVKAKTRLNRTQAGIKLALEYWQNKNQLQATFQALLLIILSLLKGDVAVQVCKYLSDKYSTTSCPHSQERVLLNHKLSSYRDYLQSRYREPDSTSATQWPPVSTNKVFKLAMIQKEKIQRGKIDDEFVKLTITGKIDDILLKKTPVNLTNIFSEIGDRRHFVLIEGAPGSGKSTLALHICQEWAKGKLFQEFDIAILVRLRDPLVREAITISDLLPCTNKAMANEIETAIMSLYGKGVLWVLDGWDELSSDLPRDSIINKLIRPGTSQERPLHKSTMIITSRPSSSAELHPLVSSRVEVLGFNPHELEQYFTECLKGDSQAVQTLLERIRENPVVEGSCYLPLNASIVVNCFLSDNHSLPTSNHGIFTSVVQSSLKRYLKEKLRKTTPVGDITSPDSLPSEIRTQTVQMCQLAYHGIEQNKVTFTDSDLAALHITKEISNVGLLQTVPSIISDGDLVYYCFLHLSIQELLAAIHISLMPPKQQISVFQKLFGNPRFSAVFQFYAGITKLSTSRPILSLLPRFLCPVPATVFDLVRKVVKNEKEKKYGEPKSLLLSLINCLYEAEDSQLCLFVANLLNHNLHLYRTTMNPIDCLSVGYFASVCSNSSNGFTLSLRNCSIGDQGCKFLARGLSKCPNSNNDIPTEGIHIAEIIENTISISELNLCNNAIGNSGLSTLCEALSTNTSLKTLNLANCSLTISDDNGAALYQLLNTNNSLEYLSLSHNTVTSCRHIAAGLAVNKTLRTLNLGNCELTDQSIEELSTGLINKIKELFIWDNDSITEDGMKTLARHLTTHCSELTRLWIPSRLRSCIKTVFMDANKERKRNGLPEIDVWC